The following proteins are encoded in a genomic region of Rhodoferax aquaticus:
- a CDS encoding LysR family transcriptional regulator → MIDLNQIALFVQVVQAGSFAQAARRLGVPPTTLSRQVAQLEDTLQARLLQRTTRKLSLTDAGRTLFDRAVTQIDALADAAAALSGESQTPKGAVRVAATAGFFESFRMQWVQEFLQRYPQVQLEFVLSDGMADFVGEGIDVAFRGSAELPDSSLVARRLASGTLALAASPAYLAERGTPADAWALTQHDCIRASGKAGPSLWRLVGPEGPVQVPVTGRFCANTGMAQRQAAEAGLGICLLPFNLLQTSIQTGRLVEVLPGIASSVGNLYVVYPSRRHVPPAVTAFVDMVVERMVPLAAQLGAQPAT, encoded by the coding sequence GTGATTGACCTCAACCAAATCGCCCTGTTTGTGCAGGTGGTGCAAGCGGGTAGCTTTGCCCAAGCCGCGCGACGCCTGGGTGTGCCGCCCACCACCTTGAGCCGCCAAGTGGCGCAGCTTGAAGACACGCTGCAGGCGCGGCTGCTGCAGCGCACCACGCGCAAACTGAGCCTGACCGATGCGGGCCGCACCTTGTTTGACCGCGCGGTGACGCAAATTGACGCATTGGCCGACGCGGCTGCCGCGCTCAGCGGCGAAAGCCAAACGCCTAAGGGCGCGGTGCGGGTGGCCGCCACGGCGGGGTTTTTTGAGTCGTTTCGCATGCAGTGGGTGCAAGAGTTTTTGCAGCGCTACCCCCAAGTGCAGCTGGAGTTTGTCCTCAGCGATGGCATGGCTGACTTTGTGGGCGAGGGCATTGATGTGGCCTTTCGTGGCAGCGCCGAGTTGCCAGACTCCAGCTTGGTGGCCCGCCGCTTGGCCAGCGGAACTTTGGCTTTGGCGGCTAGCCCCGCCTACCTGGCCGAGCGCGGTACCCCGGCCGATGCTTGGGCGCTGACCCAGCACGACTGCATACGCGCCAGCGGCAAAGCGGGCCCGTCGCTCTGGCGCTTGGTGGGGCCAGAGGGGCCGGTGCAAGTGCCCGTGACGGGCCGGTTTTGCGCCAATACCGGCATGGCCCAGCGCCAAGCGGCAGAGGCGGGCCTAGGCATTTGCTTGCTGCCCTTCAACTTGCTGCAGACCAGCATTCAAACAGGCCGTCTGGTGGAGGTGTTGCCGGGTATAGCGAGCAGCGTGGGCAACCTGTATGTGGTCTACCCCAGCCGCCGCCATGTGCCGCCTGCGGTGACCGCTTTTGTGGACATGGTGGTGGAGCGCATGGTGCCCTTGGCGGCGCAACTGGGCGCTCAGCCTGCTACTTAG
- a CDS encoding chalcone isomerase family protein, whose translation MKPFRATTFKILVPCIAACLMVFGTPSFAQTQEPPSAVVAPAELAAYGAGWRAAGSGVLRFFGFKAYDATLWLPSANAPFAFTRPFALEIRYATRIKGRDISNTSLIELQRISASSPEQIVAWGAWMDATFTDVKAGDQLIGVHVPGNGARFFLNGRLIGETQDTAFSEAFFKIWLDPKTKRPDLRAALLAQDAPPKP comes from the coding sequence ATGAAGCCTTTCCGTGCGACAACCTTCAAAATTTTGGTTCCGTGCATCGCCGCGTGCCTCATGGTGTTTGGGACGCCCAGCTTTGCGCAAACGCAGGAACCCCCGTCTGCTGTGGTTGCGCCTGCTGAGTTGGCCGCCTACGGCGCTGGTTGGCGAGCTGCGGGCAGCGGTGTGCTTCGGTTCTTTGGCTTCAAAGCCTACGATGCCACTTTGTGGCTGCCCTCTGCGAATGCGCCCTTTGCATTCACCCGACCATTTGCCCTAGAGATTCGCTATGCCACCCGCATCAAAGGGCGAGACATTTCCAACACCTCTTTGATTGAGCTGCAGCGCATCAGTGCTTCGTCCCCAGAACAGATCGTGGCTTGGGGCGCTTGGATGGATGCGACCTTCACCGACGTTAAGGCGGGCGATCAACTCATTGGCGTGCATGTGCCGGGCAATGGTGCCCGTTTCTTCCTCAACGGGCGGTTGATTGGAGAAACCCAAGACACTGCCTTCAGTGAGGCGTTCTTCAAGATCTGGTTAGACCCCAAAACCAAGCGTCCTGACTTGCGTGCCGCCTTGCTCGCACAAGATGCCCCGCCAAAGCCCTAG
- a CDS encoding DUF3429 domain-containing protein, with the protein MNTPSTQRPNAAVLALGYAGLLPFVGCAVAMHLVAAEQQGRVLYALLSYGATIVSFLGAIHWGLAMREPHNRTLTWVWGVLPSLVAWLALLLPPVLGAYVLAAALWTCLAVDRQVYPRFALQGWLPMRLVLTCIASAACVLGAVALAA; encoded by the coding sequence ATGAACACCCCATCCACCCAGCGCCCCAACGCCGCCGTGCTGGCATTGGGCTATGCCGGTCTGCTGCCGTTTGTGGGCTGCGCAGTGGCCATGCACCTCGTAGCCGCAGAGCAGCAAGGCCGAGTGCTCTACGCTTTGCTCTCGTATGGGGCCACCATCGTGAGCTTTTTAGGTGCGATCCACTGGGGACTGGCCATGCGCGAACCCCACAACCGCACCCTCACATGGGTTTGGGGGGTGCTACCCAGCCTGGTGGCGTGGTTGGCCTTGTTGCTGCCACCCGTGCTGGGGGCTTATGTGCTGGCGGCTGCCTTGTGGACCTGCTTGGCAGTAGACCGGCAGGTGTACCCACGCTTTGCACTGCAAGGCTGGTTGCCCATGCGCTTGGTGCTGACCTGCATCGCTAGCGCGGCTTGCGTTCTGGGCGCTGTGGCATTGGCAGCATGA
- the sbcD gene encoding exonuclease subunit SbcD has translation MRILHTSDWHLGQHFMGKSRQAEHQALVDWLLGAVDAHAVDAVLIAGDIFDTGAPPSYARELYSQLVVRLHSAGVALLLLGGNHDSVATLGESRAMLACLSTTVVAAVGKPEDQLVVLPARGGKGEPGCIVCAVPFVRPRDVMQSQAGQSAHDKQLSMQAALQGYYEAVVQAGRARQAELHITLGRTVPLIATGHLTTVGASSNESVREIYVGALEAFPTSAFPPVDYVALGHIHKPQKVGGLAHIRYCGSPIPLGFDEAKQTKEVLLVDLDASGLQAVTPLEVPRFQPLLSVSGNLDALAQAIASAAAQGSAEKPVWLEVTVMEDDYVSDLPARVSAITQGLPVEVLRVRRQRGTAAAALVQEALETLDELSPHDVFAKRLAQEDLSPELHAALDQRYREVLKSLTEDAV, from the coding sequence ATGCGCATCCTCCACACCTCAGACTGGCATTTGGGCCAGCACTTTATGGGCAAGAGCCGACAGGCAGAACACCAAGCTTTGGTGGACTGGCTGCTGGGCGCAGTGGACGCGCATGCGGTAGATGCGGTGCTGATTGCGGGCGACATTTTTGACACCGGTGCGCCGCCTAGCTATGCGCGTGAGTTGTACAGCCAGCTGGTGGTGCGCTTGCACAGCGCGGGCGTGGCCCTGCTGCTGCTGGGCGGCAACCACGACTCGGTGGCCACACTGGGCGAGAGCCGCGCCATGCTGGCCTGCCTCAGTACCACTGTGGTGGCAGCGGTGGGCAAGCCCGAAGACCAGCTGGTGGTGCTGCCGGCCCGTGGCGGCAAGGGCGAGCCCGGCTGCATTGTGTGTGCGGTGCCCTTCGTGCGCCCGCGCGACGTCATGCAAAGCCAAGCGGGGCAAAGCGCACACGACAAGCAGCTTTCTATGCAGGCCGCGCTGCAAGGCTATTACGAGGCGGTGGTGCAGGCCGGGCGGGCACGCCAAGCCGAGCTGCACATCACACTGGGCCGCACGGTGCCGCTGATAGCCACCGGGCACCTGACCACCGTGGGGGCGAGTAGCAACGAGTCGGTGCGTGAGATTTATGTGGGCGCGCTGGAGGCCTTTCCCACCTCGGCATTTCCGCCGGTGGACTACGTAGCTTTGGGCCATATCCACAAGCCGCAAAAGGTGGGTGGCCTCGCGCACATCCGCTACTGCGGCTCGCCCATCCCCCTGGGTTTTGACGAGGCCAAGCAAACCAAAGAAGTGCTCTTGGTCGACCTAGACGCCAGCGGTTTGCAAGCTGTCACGCCGCTGGAGGTGCCGCGCTTTCAGCCCCTGCTCTCTGTCAGCGGCAACTTGGACGCCTTGGCCCAGGCCATTGCCAGCGCCGCTGCGCAAGGCAGCGCCGAGAAACCTGTGTGGCTGGAAGTCACGGTGATGGAAGACGACTACGTGAGCGACCTGCCCGCCCGCGTCAGCGCCATCACCCAAGGCCTGCCGGTGGAGGTGCTGCGCGTGCGCCGCCAGCGTGGCACGGCCGCTGCCGCGCTGGTGCAAGAGGCGCTGGAGACGCTGGACGAACTCAGCCCGCATGACGTGTTTGCCAAACGCTTGGCACAAGAAGACTTGAGCCCCGAGCTGCACGCCGCCCTAGACCAGCGCTACCGCGAAGTGCTCAAAAGCCTGACGGAGGACGCGGTATGA
- a CDS encoding homoserine dehydrogenase, which translates to MYQDPAFSRSNPHVAIPSATATSMPPSIAPLRVGLLGLGTVGLGTYTVLRRNADLIAMRTGQAIEVVAVAVRNTARAQALLAPEVTLLSDPFALVDLPEVDVVVEVLGGTTVAKDLVLRAIANGKHVVTANKALLAEHGNALFAAAQAQGVVLAYEGAVAVSIPIIKALREGLSANRIEWLAGIINGTSNFILSAMRTQGVSFAQALADAQAQGFAEADPTLDVEGGDAAHKLALLASNAFGTPLQFAQVHTQGITQLTGEDIDYAARLGYQVKLLGIAKRNEQGLELRVQPCLLPQDHLLAQVHGSMNAVMVKSDAAGLTMYYGAGAGSEQTASAVIADLVDLCRSARLPAPLRVPYLGIQASALKPLPVCNTGHAQSRFYVRFNIGAHTYSPTELLAQCHAAGLPKVELHSFSDKGEQLAVVLLTQALSPNALDAALAALRQVGAVRGAVHTLRLETLQ; encoded by the coding sequence ATGTACCAAGATCCTGCGTTTAGTCGTTCCAATCCTCATGTGGCAATCCCGTCCGCCACGGCCACTTCCATGCCCCCATCCATCGCGCCACTGCGCGTAGGTCTGCTCGGTTTGGGCACTGTGGGCTTGGGCACCTACACCGTGCTGCGCCGCAACGCGGACCTGATTGCTATGCGCACGGGCCAAGCCATTGAAGTGGTCGCTGTGGCGGTGCGCAACACGGCACGCGCCCAAGCCCTGCTGGCGCCCGAGGTCACCCTGCTGAGCGACCCGTTTGCGCTGGTGGACCTGCCCGAGGTGGACGTGGTCGTGGAAGTGCTGGGCGGAACCACTGTGGCTAAAGACTTGGTGCTTCGCGCCATCGCCAATGGCAAGCATGTGGTGACCGCCAACAAAGCTTTGTTGGCCGAGCATGGCAACGCGCTTTTTGCCGCAGCCCAAGCGCAAGGCGTGGTGCTGGCGTACGAGGGTGCGGTGGCGGTGAGCATCCCCATCATCAAAGCCTTGCGCGAAGGCTTGAGCGCCAACCGCATTGAGTGGTTGGCAGGCATCATCAACGGCACCAGCAATTTCATTTTGTCGGCCATGCGCACCCAAGGCGTGAGCTTTGCCCAGGCCCTGGCAGATGCCCAGGCCCAAGGCTTTGCAGAAGCCGACCCCACCTTGGACGTGGAAGGCGGCGACGCTGCGCACAAGCTCGCACTGTTGGCATCCAACGCCTTTGGCACGCCTTTGCAATTTGCACAGGTGCATACCCAAGGCATCACCCAACTCACGGGCGAAGACATCGACTACGCCGCGCGCTTGGGCTACCAAGTCAAGCTCTTGGGCATTGCCAAGCGCAATGAACAGGGCTTGGAGTTGCGGGTGCAGCCTTGTCTACTCCCGCAAGACCATTTGCTGGCCCAGGTGCATGGCTCCATGAACGCGGTGATGGTGAAAAGCGATGCTGCGGGCCTCACCATGTACTACGGCGCAGGTGCAGGCTCAGAGCAAACCGCTTCCGCCGTGATTGCCGACTTGGTGGACCTGTGTCGCAGCGCGCGGCTGCCTGCACCGTTGCGCGTGCCCTACTTGGGCATTCAAGCCAGTGCATTAAAACCCTTGCCTGTGTGTAACACCGGGCATGCGCAGAGCCGGTTTTATGTGCGCTTTAACATCGGCGCGCACACCTACTCGCCCACTGAGCTGCTTGCGCAATGCCACGCTGCAGGCTTGCCCAAGGTAGAGCTGCACTCGTTTAGCGACAAGGGCGAACAGCTTGCTGTGGTGCTGCTAACCCAAGCGCTATCACCCAACGCGCTGGACGCTGCATTGGCCGCACTGCGGCAAGTTGGCGCAGTGCGTGGCGCAGTGCACACCTTGCGCTTGGAAACGCTGCAATAG
- a CDS encoding cryptochrome/photolyase family protein, giving the protein MSAPLSAAVPTRVRKLVIVLGDQLDLQSTALQGFDAAQDLVWMAEVREESTHVWSAKQRVAVFLSAMRHFADALLRQGLPVAYTRLDDPDNQGTLALQLAHAIARYQPVGLVLTAPGDWRVLQDLRAVAARHQLPLDLRDDTHFFSTVREFAAHAKGRKQLRLEYWYRELRHKHRILMDGDAPIGGQWNFDADNRESFGKQGPQNVPAPTRFAPDATTQAVIALVNTQFASHPGLLNSFGWPVTREQALVALQAFIAERLPLFGKYEDAMWAGEAWLYHSHLSCALNLKLLNPREVVQAAEDAYRSGHAPLAAVEGFIRQILGWREYVRGIYWTQMPSYLERNALDAQADLPAWYWTGDTDMACLQDAITQTLEHGYAHHIQRLMVTGLYALLRGVRPQAVHAWYLSVYVDAVEWVELPNTLGMGQFSDGGLMASKPYVASGKYIQRMSNHCAGCKYDPAQSTGPQACPFTTLYWDFLARHEYLLKKNPRMAMQLKNLARLDTDARAAIASQAQAHRGLPTRGP; this is encoded by the coding sequence ATGAGCGCCCCGCTGTCTGCCGCCGTGCCGACCCGCGTACGCAAGCTGGTCATTGTGTTGGGTGACCAGCTGGATCTGCAGTCCACCGCGCTGCAGGGCTTTGACGCTGCCCAAGACCTGGTGTGGATGGCCGAGGTGCGCGAAGAGTCCACCCATGTGTGGTCGGCCAAGCAACGCGTCGCCGTGTTCCTAAGCGCTATGCGCCACTTTGCAGACGCGTTGCTACGGCAAGGCCTGCCCGTGGCCTACACACGCCTAGACGACCCCGACAACCAAGGCACGCTGGCCTTGCAACTCGCCCACGCTATTGCCCGTTACCAGCCCGTTGGCCTGGTGCTGACGGCCCCCGGCGACTGGCGCGTGCTGCAAGACTTGCGCGCCGTGGCGGCCCGGCACCAGCTGCCGCTGGACCTGCGCGATGACACGCACTTTTTCAGCACCGTGCGCGAATTTGCAGCCCACGCCAAGGGCCGCAAACAGCTGCGCCTAGAGTACTGGTACCGCGAACTCCGGCACAAGCACCGCATCCTGATGGACGGCGATGCACCCATCGGTGGCCAATGGAACTTTGATGCAGACAACCGCGAGTCATTTGGCAAGCAAGGGCCACAGAACGTGCCAGCGCCCACCCGGTTTGCGCCAGACGCCACCACGCAAGCTGTCATCGCTTTGGTCAACACCCAATTTGCGAGCCACCCCGGCCTGCTCAACAGCTTTGGCTGGCCGGTCACCCGCGAGCAGGCACTGGTGGCGTTGCAGGCCTTTATTGCCGAGCGTTTGCCCTTGTTTGGCAAGTACGAAGACGCCATGTGGGCAGGCGAAGCCTGGCTGTACCACTCACACCTGAGCTGCGCGCTCAACCTCAAGCTGTTGAACCCGCGCGAAGTGGTGCAGGCCGCCGAAGACGCCTACCGCAGCGGCCACGCACCGCTGGCCGCGGTGGAGGGTTTTATTCGGCAGATTCTGGGCTGGCGCGAGTATGTGCGCGGCATCTACTGGACCCAAATGCCCAGCTACCTGGAGCGCAATGCCTTGGACGCGCAGGCCGACTTGCCCGCGTGGTACTGGACGGGCGACACCGATATGGCCTGCCTCCAAGACGCCATCACCCAAACACTGGAACACGGCTACGCCCACCACATCCAGCGCCTGATGGTGACGGGGCTCTACGCGCTGCTACGCGGTGTGCGGCCACAGGCGGTGCACGCCTGGTACCTCAGTGTGTATGTGGACGCGGTGGAGTGGGTGGAGTTGCCCAACACACTGGGCATGGGCCAGTTCAGTGACGGTGGCCTGATGGCAAGCAAGCCCTATGTGGCCAGCGGCAAATACATCCAACGCATGAGCAACCACTGCGCAGGCTGCAAATACGACCCTGCGCAATCGACCGGACCACAGGCCTGCCCTTTCACCACCCTGTACTGGGACTTCTTGGCACGCCACGAATATCTATTAAAAAAGAACCCCCGCATGGCCATGCAGCTCAAGAACCTGGCGCGGCTGGACACGGATGCACGCGCAGCCATTGCCTCGCAGGCGCAAGCACACCGCGGGCTGCCAACGCGTGGGCCCTAA
- a CDS encoding pirin family protein, which translates to MTFSSTTERRIVHRTRGSSHGPITRLVSPGDVGELIKPFIFLDRFEAPAGGPKPQFGMHPHSGIATLTYLIDGRAQYEDTTGEHGARGVLPTGGVEWMMAGGGVWHRGGPADQGRVLGFQLWVAMPPALELASAYSQYLDPQDIPHAGPARVLLGSYGGHTSPIAAPSNMGYLGVHLSAGESWTYTPPAGHTVAWLAVGEGHLSAPSPLSTGDLAVFEEGNASITLTAQTDTVLVFGTGEPHPHDLHMGPYSVHTSPQSLHLGQSGIRDRANTLKAQGRL; encoded by the coding sequence ATGACCTTCTCTTCCACCACAGAGCGCCGCATCGTGCACCGCACACGCGGAAGCAGCCACGGCCCAATTACGCGTTTGGTCAGCCCTGGCGATGTGGGCGAGCTTATCAAGCCCTTTATTTTTCTGGACAGGTTTGAAGCACCCGCGGGGGGACCCAAGCCGCAATTTGGCATGCACCCACACTCGGGCATTGCCACCTTGACGTATTTGATCGACGGCCGCGCCCAGTACGAAGACACCACCGGTGAGCACGGTGCCCGTGGGGTGCTGCCCACGGGTGGCGTGGAATGGATGATGGCCGGCGGCGGCGTGTGGCACCGTGGCGGCCCCGCAGACCAAGGGCGGGTGCTGGGCTTTCAGCTGTGGGTGGCCATGCCGCCTGCGCTAGAGCTTGCCAGCGCCTACAGCCAGTACCTGGACCCGCAAGACATTCCGCACGCAGGCCCGGCGCGCGTACTGCTCGGCAGCTATGGCGGCCACACCAGCCCCATAGCCGCGCCCTCCAACATGGGCTACCTGGGCGTACACCTGAGCGCAGGCGAATCTTGGACCTACACGCCCCCAGCGGGTCACACGGTGGCATGGCTGGCGGTGGGGGAAGGCCACTTGTCCGCGCCTAGCCCGCTGAGCACCGGCGATTTGGCCGTGTTTGAAGAGGGCAATGCGTCAATCACCCTCACGGCGCAGACCGACACCGTGCTGGTGTTTGGCACCGGCGAGCCACATCCCCACGATTTGCACATGGGGCCGTACTCGGTGCACACCAGCCCCCAAAGCTTGCACCTAGGTCAGAGCGGCATACGCGATCGCGCAAATACCTTGAAAGCGCAAGGGCGGCTATGA
- a CDS encoding tRNA-uridine aminocarboxypropyltransferase, with the protein MPQPPLPLPLTDSPRPALMPHAVSRLRAERLARSAKPFLARGGIKGERCAGCRLVPSHCICALRPMLPTHAGMCLLMADIEPLKPSNTGWLIADVVPDTFAFGWARTEVAPALLTLLADPQWQPYVVFPGEFVPPERVVHALPVPGDADAKAKRPLFILLDATWAEARKMFRKSPYLNPFPVLSLQPEQISRYQLRRSRRDDHFCTSEVASLCLDLAGETVAAQTLESYLGIYTHHYLQAKHQLPPNRDSADHLRLAQLKGG; encoded by the coding sequence ATGCCCCAGCCACCGCTGCCTTTGCCTTTGACCGACTCACCCCGTCCCGCCCTTATGCCGCACGCTGTCTCGCGCTTGCGGGCGGAGCGCTTGGCGCGCAGTGCCAAGCCATTTCTGGCGCGCGGCGGTATCAAAGGGGAACGCTGCGCGGGCTGCCGCTTGGTGCCCAGCCACTGCATCTGTGCCTTGCGCCCCATGCTGCCCACGCACGCGGGCATGTGTTTGCTCATGGCCGACATTGAGCCGCTCAAGCCTAGCAACACGGGCTGGCTGATTGCCGATGTGGTGCCCGATACCTTTGCCTTTGGCTGGGCCCGCACCGAGGTAGCCCCCGCGCTGCTGACGCTCTTAGCCGACCCGCAGTGGCAGCCTTATGTGGTGTTTCCGGGGGAGTTTGTGCCGCCTGAGCGCGTGGTGCATGCTTTGCCCGTGCCGGGCGATGCGGATGCCAAGGCCAAGCGCCCCTTGTTCATCTTGCTAGACGCCACCTGGGCCGAGGCGCGCAAGATGTTTCGCAAAAGCCCCTACCTCAACCCGTTTCCGGTGCTGAGCTTGCAGCCCGAGCAGATCTCGCGCTACCAGCTGCGCCGCTCGCGCCGCGATGACCACTTCTGCACCAGCGAGGTGGCCTCCCTGTGCCTAGACCTAGCGGGTGAAACCGTGGCGGCGCAAACGCTAGAGAGCTACCTGGGCATCTACACCCACCACTACCTGCAAGCCAAACACCAACTCCCACCTAACCGCGACAGTGCAGACCACCTGCGCCTTGCCCAGCTAAAGGGCGGTTGA
- a CDS encoding TIGR03643 family protein produces MTRASTPGIWSLTEGEVSRIVEMAWEDRTSFEAIEAQFGRNESAVIDLMRRHMKPSSFRMWRKRMAGRTTKHAALRGAVHLRHRASHTRP; encoded by the coding sequence ATGACCCGTGCGAGCACGCCAGGCATCTGGTCTTTGACGGAGGGCGAGGTCTCGCGCATTGTGGAAATGGCGTGGGAAGACCGCACCAGTTTTGAAGCGATTGAAGCCCAGTTCGGCCGCAACGAATCTGCGGTGATTGACCTGATGCGCAGGCACATGAAGCCATCGTCTTTTCGCATGTGGCGCAAGCGCATGGCCGGGCGCACCACCAAGCATGCGGCCCTGCGCGGGGCTGTGCATTTGCGCCACCGCGCGAGCCACACGCGGCCCTAG
- a CDS encoding DUF3334 family protein: MVKIWQEPAVVYGTEDILTSLCNSVTRVLSVATQCPIQYSGMVQRIGKICLKPDIGCFVLFDGGFSGLVVLNFSSSAAMELYESYMLSMGMPKSELANSHTSDEVSNILGELMNQMVGDFTSKVRRELQTNITQSQPKMLVLTKQVMLSVDTQLDQPESRRVTFYTGKNNIFYLELAIDRTEFIKLHDFDAEEQVNPDELIAQTNAAVPEQAAAPAALDDQDELLKSLGM, from the coding sequence ATGGTAAAAATTTGGCAAGAGCCAGCCGTTGTCTACGGCACCGAAGACATTCTCACCAGCCTATGCAATTCGGTCACCCGGGTGCTGTCGGTGGCCACCCAGTGTCCGATCCAATACTCCGGCATGGTGCAGCGGATTGGCAAAATTTGCCTCAAGCCCGACATAGGCTGTTTTGTTCTGTTTGACGGTGGGTTTTCGGGTCTGGTGGTGCTGAACTTCTCGTCTTCGGCAGCGATGGAACTCTATGAGAGTTATATGCTGAGCATGGGCATGCCCAAAAGTGAGCTGGCTAACTCCCATACCTCCGACGAGGTCAGCAACATCCTCGGGGAGCTGATGAACCAAATGGTGGGCGATTTCACCAGCAAAGTTCGCCGTGAGCTGCAAACCAATATCACCCAGAGCCAGCCCAAAATGCTGGTGCTGACCAAACAAGTGATGTTGAGCGTGGACACCCAGCTAGACCAACCCGAGTCGCGCCGCGTGACCTTTTACACCGGCAAGAACAACATCTTCTACCTTGAGCTGGCCATTGACCGCACCGAGTTCATCAAGTTGCATGATTTTGATGCGGAGGAGCAAGTTAACCCAGATGAGCTGATTGCACAAACCAACGCGGCCGTTCCCGAGCAGGCAGCCGCGCCGGCCGCCCTCGACGACCAAGACGAGTTGCTCAAGTCCCTGGGCATGTAA
- a CDS encoding class I SAM-dependent methyltransferase, translating to MQSATADVFDEAYYQRFYFDKKTSVVDPGHVQRLGAFVCSYLQYLRVPVKRVLDVGCGIGLWRDVVGKHYPQARYQGVEFSTYLCERYGWAQGSVVDYRAKSPFDLVICQGVLPYLSAPDLQRALANLGALCHGALYIEAVTREDWEQDVVDDTLTDPRLLKHPAKLYRTGLQAHFIEIGGGLWLSRKAELPLFALERAGP from the coding sequence ATGCAGTCTGCAACGGCCGATGTGTTTGACGAGGCGTATTACCAGCGCTTTTACTTTGATAAAAAAACCAGCGTGGTCGACCCTGGCCATGTGCAGCGCTTGGGCGCGTTTGTGTGCAGCTACTTGCAGTACCTGCGCGTGCCGGTGAAGCGTGTGCTGGATGTGGGCTGTGGCATTGGCCTGTGGCGCGATGTGGTGGGCAAGCACTACCCGCAAGCGCGCTACCAAGGCGTGGAGTTCAGCACCTACCTGTGCGAGCGCTATGGGTGGGCGCAGGGCTCGGTGGTGGACTACCGGGCCAAGTCGCCGTTTGACTTGGTGATATGCCAAGGTGTGTTGCCCTACCTCAGCGCACCAGACTTGCAGCGGGCCTTGGCCAACTTAGGTGCTTTGTGCCACGGTGCCTTGTACATCGAAGCTGTGACCCGCGAGGACTGGGAGCAAGACGTGGTGGACGACACCTTGACCGACCCACGCCTGCTCAAACACCCTGCCAAGTTGTACCGCACGGGCTTGCAAGCCCACTTTATCGAGATAGGCGGAGGGCTGTGGCTCAGCCGCAAGGCCGAGCTTCCGCTGTTTGCGCTGGAGCGTGCGGGCCCTTAA
- a CDS encoding deoxyribodipyrimidine photo-lyase, producing MASTRALVWFKRDLRVHDHAPLVATDAPSPQGDLFA from the coding sequence ATGGCAAGCACGCGGGCGCTGGTCTGGTTCAAACGCGATTTGCGGGTGCATGACCATGCACCCCTGGTGGCGACGGACGCCCCATCACCACAGGGCGACCTGTTTGCCTGA
- a CDS encoding DUF2256 domain-containing protein, which produces MKNDFKGNKQSLPRKPCAVCGRTMTWRKAWAKNWESVLYCSDACRAKKTLKQTP; this is translated from the coding sequence ATGAAAAACGACTTCAAAGGCAATAAGCAATCCCTGCCCCGCAAGCCCTGCGCGGTGTGTGGCCGCACCATGACCTGGCGCAAGGCCTGGGCCAAAAACTGGGAGAGCGTGCTGTACTGCTCAGACGCTTGCCGCGCCAAAAAGACGTTGAAGCAAACGCCATGA